In a genomic window of Streptomyces sp. NBC_01231:
- a CDS encoding TcmI family type II polyketide cyclase, translating into MHQALIVARMAPGSAPDIAKVFEESDRGELPHLVGVVRRSLFQFGDVYMHLVESEREPGPAIAKVTGHPAFRDVSERLSAYVSAYDPETWRSPKDAMAQRFYLWERDPAG; encoded by the coding sequence ATGCACCAGGCTCTGATCGTCGCTCGGATGGCTCCGGGCTCGGCTCCCGACATCGCCAAGGTGTTCGAGGAGTCGGACCGGGGAGAGCTGCCGCACCTCGTCGGCGTCGTCCGGCGCAGCCTCTTCCAGTTCGGCGATGTGTACATGCACCTGGTCGAGTCCGAGCGCGAGCCCGGTCCGGCCATCGCCAAGGTCACCGGACATCCCGCGTTCCGGGACGTCAGTGAGCGCCTGTCGGCGTACGTCAGCGCGTACGACCCCGAGACCTGGCGGTCCCCGAAGGACGCCATGGCGCAGCGTTTCTACCTCTGGGAGCGCGATCCGGCCGGCTGA
- a CDS encoding SRPBCC family protein, translating to MAGHTQNEITIAAPLDLVWNMTNDLANWPQLFSEYASVEILSREGNRTTFRLTMHPDENGTVWSWVSEREPDREKLSVRARRVETGPFDHMDIHWRYEEVPGGTRMVWTQDFAMKPEAPVDDDWMTDNINRNSKVQMALIRDKIEKAAAGHEPASVLAD from the coding sequence CCTGGACCTGGTCTGGAACATGACCAACGACCTCGCGAACTGGCCCCAGTTGTTCAGCGAGTACGCCTCCGTCGAGATCCTGTCCCGGGAGGGCAACCGGACCACCTTCCGGCTGACCATGCACCCGGACGAGAACGGCACCGTGTGGAGCTGGGTCTCGGAGCGGGAGCCGGACCGCGAGAAGCTCAGTGTCCGGGCCCGCCGGGTCGAGACGGGACCGTTCGACCACATGGACATCCACTGGCGGTACGAGGAGGTCCCCGGCGGCACCCGGATGGTGTGGACACAGGACTTCGCGATGAAGCCGGAGGCGCCGGTCGACGACGACTGGATGACCGACAACATCAACCGGAACTCCAAGGTCCAGATGGCCCTGATCCGGGACAAGATCGAGAAGGCGGCCGCCGGGCACGAGCCCGCGTCGGTCCTGGCGGACTGA